From the genome of Vicinamibacteria bacterium:
GTCAACCACTGCCAGGTTGCCGAGCCCAGCACCGCGAGGACTCCCGCGGCCGCGGCAAGTTGAAAGACCCACGGCGAGAACAGCCTTCGCTCGACCTTCGCGTCTTTACCCGGCGCCGGTACGGCCAGCTCGGGACGGGCGAGCAAACGCTCCACGAGCTCGTCAGAAGCGTCGTGAGCGGGAAGCGCGGCCAGAGCGCGGTCGACGACGACCAGCCGCTCGAGGAACGCCAGGCAGTCGTCGCAGCTCTCGACGTGCGCCCGCGCTGCCTCGTTCTCGCGGACATGAACGCGTCCCTCCGCGGCCAGCGTGTGTTGCAAGGATTGACAAACAGGGTTCATGACGACGCCTCCGGCGACAGTTTCCGTATGAGCTTGAGCCGAGCGCGCCTGATGTGGGTCTTCACCGTGTTCAGCGGGATGCCGAGGGCTTCGGCAATGTCTTTCTGAGGCACGCTCTCGATAGACGCGAGCACGAGCACCTCGCGCTGGATGGGCGGAAGCGCCTCGAGCTCGCGCTCGAGGAAGCGGAACATCTGGCTCGCCGCGGCGATCTCCTCGCCATCGGGCTTGTCATCCCGCGGCTCCTGCTCGGGTGGGTCGGTGAAGACCAGCGCGGCCACTTTCCGCTTGCGGTGATAGCTCCTCACCGCGTTGGCGACGACGGTGAAGAGCCAGGGATGAAGCGGCTTGTCCACGTCGTACTGGTGTGCCGACCGATGAATGCGCAGAAAGATTTCCTGGAAGAGGTCGTCGCGATCCGGCTCGGCGACGCCGCAACGGATGATGTAGGAGAAGACCGGCGCGCGATACCGCGAGACGAGTGCCCGAAAGGCATCCGGGTCGCCCTCCCGGTGACGGACGAGGAGGTTCGGCTGTGCAGAAGCCTCCGATCCGGCGGGCCGACAAGGTCCTTCTTCCACCGTCTCGCCTCTTGCGACCGATATCCCTTCCACACTCCATCGTACCCGCGGCGAGGCAAAAGGTTTCCTCGGGGCGACGAGAAAGTTGACGAAAGGCTTTCGGCATTGCTATAAGCGCAGCCAGGACGACCGCCTGCCTGCACGTCGGTGCGCATGCTCTAAAGGAAGACGACGATGAGAAAGTTGTGTATGGCCTGCATCGTTTCGAGCCTCTCCGCCTGGCCACTAGCCGTCGCGGCCTTCGCCCAGAGTGAGACCGGACGCATCGAGGGCCGGGTCCTCAGGACCGATCTCTCTCCGGTGAGCGGAGTGAGCGTGGTCTTGAACGAGCTCTCGCTGACCGATATCACTGACGCCAACGGCCTCTACGGGTTTCCGTCCGTTCCCGCCGGGACCTATTCGGTCAGCTTCATCCTCGGCGCCAACCTGATCACCGAGTCCGGCGTGGTCGTCACTGCGGGACAAACCACACACCTCGAGCCGAAGGTCGACTGGGAGCTGGGCTTCGCCGAGACGTTGACCGTCTACGGGGCGTCACGGCGCGTCGAGCGGATCGTGGAGGCTCCGGCCGCGGTGACGGTGGTGGATGAGAAGGAGATCCAGCAGGTCGCTTCGCATGGCCAGGCCCCCAAGCTTCTCGAGTACACCCCGGGCGCCGAAGTGACCCAGAGCGGCGTCTACGACTTCAACTTCAATACCCGTGGGTTCAACAGCTCGCTGAACCGCCGGGTCGCGACGCTCGTCGACGGCCGCGATCCTTCGGTCCCGTTCCTCGGGGCGCAGGAGTGGGCCGCGATCTCCTTTCCCCTCGACGATCTCGCGACGGTCGAGCTCGTTCGAGGGCCGAGCGCGGCTCTGTACGGGGCCAATGCCTCGAGCGGCGTTCTCAACATGACGAGCAAGCAACCTCGCTACAGTCAAGGCGGTCTCTTCCGTGTCACGGGAGGGGAGCTCGACACGGTGAACCTCGACTTCCGCCTCGCCCAGAGTCTGACGAACGACTGGTACATCAAGCTCGTCGGAGGACTTCGAAACTCGGGCGACTTCACCGTATCCCGGCGCGGCTTCGCCGAATACTCCGTGCCCTGCACGACGGCCGGGCAGACCGACTGCCTTCCCCAGGAAGCGGTGCCGCTCGCCCGAGAGAACGACGACGATATCTACTTCGGGGGCGTGCGGCTGGACAAATATCTCTCGAACGGCATGGCGCTGACGTTCGAAGGTGGCTATGCCGACGTGGCCGGTCCCGTCTTCCAGACGGGCATCGGCCGGGTACAGCTCGTCGACGTGCAGCGCCCCTGGGCGCGCTTCAACTGGAACGCCGAGCGGTTCAACTTCTTCACTTACTACAGCGGCCGCAAGGCCGACCAACAGCTCGCTCTGAGCTCGGGGACGAACCTGGCTCTCGACAGCTACAACGTCCACCTCGAGGGCCAGACCAACTGGAGCCTCGCGGCGGAGAAAGTGCGTGTCGTGGTGGGTGGCTCCTACCGTCACACGGACATCAACAGCGAAGACCCCAACACCGGACGTCAGACGCTGATGTTCGAGCCGGTGACCTCGGATCAAGGGGCGATCTTCGGTCAAGTCGACTGGACCATCGACCCGCGGTGGAAAGTCGTGGTTGCCGGACGGGTGGACGAGAGCACGCTCCACGACCCTCAGTTTTCCCCGAAGGCCTCTCTCGTCTACAACCTGAACCGGGACTCGAGCCTGCGATTCACCTACAACGAGGCGTTCCAGGTGGCCAACTACTCCGAGTTCTTCCTCGAGGCCAATGTGGCCGCTCCCCTGAATCTCGCGGGAATCGAGGCCGCCGTCTGCACCCCCTTCGGGGTGGATTGCGGTTTCGGGACTCCGACCCGCATCGTCGCCGTGGGGAACAACGATCTCGAGGTCGAAAAAACCAAGATGTTCGAGATCGGCTACAGCGGAATCATCGCCAACC
Proteins encoded in this window:
- a CDS encoding RNA polymerase sigma factor codes for the protein MEEGPCRPAGSEASAQPNLLVRHREGDPDAFRALVSRYRAPVFSYIIRCGVAEPDRDDLFQEIFLRIHRSAHQYDVDKPLHPWLFTVVANAVRSYHRKRKVAALVFTDPPEQEPRDDKPDGEEIAAASQMFRFLERELEALPPIQREVLVLASIESVPQKDIAEALGIPLNTVKTHIRRARLKLIRKLSPEASS
- a CDS encoding TonB-dependent receptor, whose translation is MRKLCMACIVSSLSAWPLAVAAFAQSETGRIEGRVLRTDLSPVSGVSVVLNELSLTDITDANGLYGFPSVPAGTYSVSFILGANLITESGVVVTAGQTTHLEPKVDWELGFAETLTVYGASRRVERIVEAPAAVTVVDEKEIQQVASHGQAPKLLEYTPGAEVTQSGVYDFNFNTRGFNSSLNRRVATLVDGRDPSVPFLGAQEWAAISFPLDDLATVELVRGPSAALYGANASSGVLNMTSKQPRYSQGGLFRVTGGELDTVNLDFRLAQSLTNDWYIKLVGGLRNSGDFTVSRRGFAEYSVPCTTAGQTDCLPQEAVPLARENDDDIYFGGVRLDKYLSNGMALTFEGGYADVAGPVFQTGIGRVQLVDVQRPWARFNWNAERFNFFTYYSGRKADQQLALSSGTNLALDSYNVHLEGQTNWSLAAEKVRVVVGGSYRHTDINSEDPNTGRQTLMFEPVTSDQGAIFGQVDWTIDPRWKVVVAGRVDESTLHDPQFSPKASLVYNLNRDSSLRFTYNEAFQVANYSEFFLEANVAAPLNLAGIEAAVCTPFGVDCGFGTPTRIVAVGNNDLEVEKTKMFEIGYSGIIANRAFITLDYYNARNDRFITDLIPQLDAQGNRTNPDFGPYQPPANHPAPALLIGALRANLPPPIYAILSNNFDGTPFFVARSYTNFGRVNTQGIDFGVNYYFLPDWTFSFAYSWFDFEIQDPDSPFANQLLPNTPENKIAAGIGYTTSRWDAAFDLRWVDTFRWAVGPFQGDVEAYTTADLRGNYHFNEHFGIGLNVSNLFDNEHWQSFGGDLLGRRALVNALIRWE